The nucleotide sequence GAAATTCTAGTTCCTATGAAATAATTCCTCCTTGTATTTTTTGAGGCGGTATTCAAGGTTTTTTTTGACCCCATGCCATTCCTGCGCAATAATCGAAAAGACCACGGTATCTCGGAAAGTTCCGTCGGCATTAAGCCGGTCATTTCTTAGGATACCATCTTGTTTGGCTCCCAGTCGGGCTATGGCGTTCCTAGAATTGGTATTAAACCAGTCAGTTTTGAATTGAACAGCAATGCAATTCAGTGTTTCGAAAGCATATTGGAGCAAAAGGTATTTGCACTCAGCATTTGTCCCAGTACCTTGGTGACTTTTGGCATACCAGGTAAAACCAATCTCCAACCTCCTATGGGCAGCGGCAATATTGCAAAATCTCGTGGAACCGATGATTTTATTGCTTGATTTTTCTATAATGACAAATGGCATGGATGTTCCAGTCTCTTTTTGAGCCAATGCCTCATTGATATAGTGATCAATAGTATTTTCTGAAGGTACTGATGTAAACCAAAGCTCCCAAAGTTTACCATCAGAAGCAGCCTCCAGTAGCGCCTTTTTATGGAGTTCTTCCAGTGGAATAAGTTGGACTTTTTCTCCTTCCAAGCTGAGCGGTTTTAACCAATTTTCCATGCTAAAATGAAGTATGAAGTGAATGATTTATTGCTCAGCAAGATAATAATTATAAAAATAGAGGAAGGAAAATAGTCCGGGTTTTCCTTCCTAATTTGAAATAGTAGACCATTTAGATGGCGCTTATTTGTGATTTAAAAAATCCATCAGGTATCCTCTAAAATCATAATATTCGGGATGTTCAAGTACTTCTTTTCTTATTCTGGGTCTTTCAAAGGGGATGACCAACTCATCTCCAATTTTGGCATAAGGTCCGCTGGTCATCATGATCACCCTGTCTGCCAAAAAAATGGATTCGTCCACATCGTGTGTTATGGCCACTGCCGTGATTTTCTCTTTTTGCCAAATTTCCAGTAGCACATCTTGTAGCTCTCCTCGGGTAACGGAGTCCAGCATGCCAAAAGGCTCATCCAAAAGTAGGATTTTTGGTTTCAAGGCAAAAGCCCTGGCAATGCCTACCCTTTGTTGCATTCCCTGGGAAAGGGCAGTGGCTTTTTTGTCAAAATCATTTCCTAGCCCGACCTTGTCCAGGTAGTATTTACAGATTTCCAATTTTTCGGCTTTGCTGGCGTGTGGGAAAACTTGCTTAACACCAATCATTACATTTTGAAGGGCTGTCAACCATGGCAATAAACTGGGGGACTGGAAAACCACAGCGCGGTCTGGACCGGCACCGCTGATGGCTTCTTGGTCCACATTAATTTTTCCAGCGCTGATTTCATTCAAACCCGCTATCATGGTCAAAAGCGTGGACTTGCCGCAACCAGAATGACCGATGATCGATACAAATTCCCCTTTTCTTATAGATAGATGAAGATCATCCAAAACAACATAATCTCCTTTTGGTGTAGGATATACTTTTCTGATGTTTTCACAGGAAAGCATATCAGCTTGTCCCTCCAAATGAGGTATATATAAATTTTCTTTATTCAATAGTGCTTCCATATTGCCTTATGCTTAGGTTTAGAAATATTTTATTTTTTCGTCTTTAGCCTTTCTTCCAAAACCAATTCTACCAGGCATTATCGGTTGTAAGTCCGGAAGGATATATTTATGATCACTGGATTGCTTTCTGCTTGCACCTACCTCTATCAAGTATTCCAATATATCATTCCTTAATCTTTTGTAATGAGGGTCTTTATTGATAGCAGTGACATCTCTGGGTCTTTCAAAGTCAATCCTGAATTCAGGACCTAAAGTAGCATTTGGTCCAGGCCTGAGCGGAATTATTCTATCGGCCATGATGATGCCTTCGTCGACGTCATTGGTGATCAAGATGGCGGTTTTCTTATCTTGGCTCCATATTTTGATAATTTCTTCTTGTAAACTTCCCCGGGTCAGGGCATCGAGTGCAGAGAGCGGCTCATCCATTAATAGTATCTCCGGGTTCATGGCCAATGCCCTGGCTACGGCCACCCTTTGTCGCATGCCACCTGATAGTTCCTTGGGTAGCTTTTGGGCGGCATGGCTGAGGTTGACCATCTCAATATACTTTCGGATATGGTCTTCCTTTTTGGAGTTGGAAAGTTGTGGAAATGCCTCGTCTACGGCCAATTTAATATTCTTAAATACCGTTAACCAGGGCAAAAGAGAGTAGTTTTGGAAAATTACCCCTCTGTCTGGTCCAGGTCCTTTAATCGGCTTTCCTTGAAGCAATACCTCACCAGCATCGGGAAAGTCTAGTCCATTGATCATATTGATCAAGGTGGTTTTTCCACTACCTGAAAAACCTACGATGGCCACAAATTCCCCTTCTTCTACACTTAAGTTGATATTGCAAAGGACCTCAATTTTGGAGGATCCCATTCCATAAGATTTTGATACATTATTTAGTTGGAGTATGGACATGTGCTTAGGCTTTATTGAAGGTCATTAAATGCTGTACACTTAGCATGATTCTGTCTAGGAGGAAGCCTATGATGCCGATTACGAACATGGCGACGATGATTTTAGCATTGGAGTCGCTGGCACCATTTTGAAATTCTTCCCAAACAAAGGAGCCAAGCCCAGGACTTTGGGCCAATAGTTCAATGGCGATCAAAACCATCCAGGCTACGGATACGGTAATTCTCAGCCCTGTAAAAATCAAAGGGAAAGAAGCAGGCAGTATGATTTTAAATATTTGTTTGCCAATACTTAATTTGAGCACTTTGGAAACATTTATATAATCTTTGTCAACATTGGCTACTCCCATGCTGGTGTTGATCAAAGTGGCCCACATCGCGCAGAGTCCTACACTGATAAATGAGATGATAAAGGACTTGTCCATATCAGGATCTGTGATGACTGTTTTGACAATCATAAATACCAATAAAAGCCATACAACAGGTGATACGGGTTTCAGTATTTGAATGAGCCAATTGAATGAATTTCTGAGCACCTCACTTAAACCTATGATGATCCCAATGGGTACAGCTACAAATAAGGCCAATAGAAAACCGGCCGCCACAGTCTTTAGGCTGGTGGCAATCTGGTCCAAAAATGACGGCCTTCCCGTATAACTGATGGGAGACAAACCCTGTTTTTCACGTTCTGCATTGGTGGCAGCTACTTTTTCCTGAAATTCATCTTTCTTTTCTGAAATTTGAATATGGTCTTTCCAAAGTGCCTGGTAGGCTTGGTAAACCTGCTTGGGCGAAGGAAGTGTATTAGGTTGACAGCTTACATCCCCGGAGTTTATACAATCGGCCATGGCTGCGGCTGCTTCCTCCCCCTGTTCTATCCTTGCTTTTTCTATCCTGGCACTGGCTTCCTTATTGAATAGGGCAGTGGCGCCCAAGTGCCAAATAAGGATAAAGACAAATATGGAAGCCAATGGGAATAGGCTCTTTTTGATGAAAATACTGAGGTTTTTTCTGGGCTCTTCTCCACTGATAGTTTTGAGCAGGGGCTCCAAAAAGCCTAAGCCCATAAATCGCATGTTTTTAATGGTCTTGTCTTTCATGGCTTGATCAATTTTCGTTCTTTACAATTCATTTTAAATGATAGCTTGCCTGTACGATACAAGTGATAGTAGTTTCAGGCCAGCTAATACAAGGAACTGAATGGAAGGTATTCCCCTTGTTAGCTCCTTGTGCTTAGTGGATTTTTTATAATTTGGTTTTTTAATCTTTGTTACCAATCTTAAAGCTATTGATATAGGTGATGGGATCTTTTCCATCATATTCGATACCATCGATAAAATCTGCTGTTGGGGCTTTGTAGCCATCGGTGTCGGGCATTTCCTCTGCACTAAGTTTACCCTCTTCCATCAGGATTATAGCAGCTTTTTTCCAAATGTCGGGTCGGTAAATGTCTTTGATCGTTTCATGGTACCAATTGGCAGGTTTGCTTTCAGGGATTTGACCCCATCTTCTCATTTGCGTCAAGAACCAAATGCCATCAGAATAAAAAGGATAGGTGGCATGATGCCTAAAGAAAACATTGAAATCTGGCATGGACCTTTTATCGCCTTTTTCAAATTCGAAGGTTCCAGTCATGGAATTGGCGATTACAACGGAGTCTGCACCTACATATTCAGGTCGGGAAAGTATGCCCACAGCCTCTGGCCTGTTACCAGGTGTATCCAGCCATTTTCCTGCTCTAATCAGGGCTTTGGTTACGGCAATGGCCGTGTTGGGATTTTCATCCACAAACTTCTTGGTCATCACAAATACCTTTTCTGGATTGTTTTTCCAAATGTCATAGTTGGTCGTCACTGGAACTCCAATGCCTTTAAATACAGCCTGCTGGTTCCAAGGCTCTCCCACACAATAACCATATATGGTTCCCGCTTCCAGTGTGGCGGGCATTTGTGGTGGAGGAGTGACAGAAAGCAAAACATCAGCATCCACCTGCCCTTGTATATTATCAGCAGTATAAAATCCTGGGTTAATACCCGCTGCACCTAACCAGTACCTGATTTCGTAATTGTGGGTAGAAACTGGGAATACCATGCCCATTTTAAAAGGCTTGCCACTGTTTTTGTATTCCTTGATGACCGGTGCCAAAGCGTCTGCTTTGATGGGATGGATAGGAAGTCCATTGTCATCTGTAGGGACATTGGTTTTCATTTTGTTCCAAACTTCATTGGAGACAGTGATGCCATTTCCATTGAGGTCCATGGAAAAGGGTGTAACCAATTCAGCCTGCCTACCAAATCCTGCTCCAGCAGCGATTGGCTGGCCGGCGAGCATATGGGAACCATCTAGTTGTCCATCTATTACCCTGTCCAACACATTTTTCCAGTTGGATTGGGCTTCAATGGTGACATAGAGTCCTTCCTCTTCAAAGTAGCCAAGTTCTTTGGCAATGGCCAATGGAGCCATGTCAGTAAGTTTGATGAATCCAAATGTCAACTGCGGCTTTTCAATGGCCAATTTTGGACTGGCGGATGCTTGGTTTTCGGTGTTTTCATTTTCCGCAGTACTATTGGAACTGCCACTGCTGCATGCCGTCCAAATGGTGGAAAAAGACAATAGGATTCCCAGGCAAGTTAGCAACTTGCTATTTTTTAGATAGTTCATGTCGGTTAGATCTTTGTTTGGTAATTATTTAGCTGAGGTGAATAAGGTAGGTTTGAAGGTGATCATGGTCCATGCCCAGTTTTGGAGATGGCTTTTATCCCCACCTCGAAGGGATTCCATGGTGTCTGTAGCAAACATCTGTGAGTAGCCCAGGTTCCAGGTAACTCCACCTTTGAGTTTCAAGGTGTATACCAAGTCAATTTCTGTTCCCATGCTTTTGCCCAGTTCTTCTCCTGATTCACCAAACTGTTTGGAGCCGGTCAAAAAATGGTGCGCTTTGGCAACTATACTGCCTTTGGCTATTGACCACTTTGTTTTGAGATAGATATCGTTTACCCCTACTGTGCCATTTGCAGGGCCTACAAAAAAGTAGTCCATGAAGCCATTAAAGGCATGGTTGGTACCAAAATCCGGATTGAAAGCTTTGTCCTTGTCATTACTAGGGTCATCATCACCAGAAATGTATTCTACACCGAGGGTGATGGGGGTAACAGTAGTGGGAATGGTAGCATTTACACCAGCTAGAAATGCACTTACATTTTTCTTAACCAATTTTCCCGTTTGGTAATAAAAGTCCCCGGCCAATTTGATGCTACCTATTTTTGTTGTTGGGATAAAGCCAAAAGTTTGTTTATTAGATAGGGTGGTGTCTGCATTTTGGTATCCCGCGTTTAAGGCCAGTATAGAAAATGAGGTAGATTCATAATCCTTATGGAACCAGCCATATTGGAGTGTCTTATAGTTTCCGCCGACATTATAGAAGCCTGCACCGTTGCCTTGTAAAAAGCTGGGTTCTGGCACATCGGTATCTTGGTTATTAGCGAATCCCAGATGTAATTTGGTTTGTTTTTGCTCTTCCTCATAAATGAAGAGCAAAGCATCATGCCTTCTTCCCTGCTGTGCCCATTCCAGACCTCCCAGGAACCTTTCATTGTCATAGCTGATAATTTGTCGGCCGACTTTCAGGCTAAAGTTAGTGTTGAAGAAGTATTGACCCCATGCCTCACTGATAAATGTTTTGCCTAGTTCTTCCTTAAAAATTTGCGGTGATTCTCCCCAGATACGAATATCTTGAAATGCCAATTTGAACTGGAAATCAGTGGATAAGTAATCAAGGTATAGTCTAGATCTCTGTTCTGTAAAGAAAGCAGGATCTTTGGTTTCATCTGTCAATGTCTTAAAACCATTTCTAAATTCTGTTCTTGGCCTTACTTCAGCCGAGAGGGTAAATTGCGCTAGGGCTTCATAGGCGGTGAGGCAGATTAAAAACGCTGATAAGTAAATTATTCTTCTCATGGTGAATTGTTTAATGGTCTTTTTGCTTAACTTTTTTAAGTATTAATACTTAGTTTTACAAACATAGGAGCTAGTACTTAGCTTTTATATGGAATATCACAGGTAATATTCCTTTTTTTGACCATATAAAAACCTGTCAAATTGCAGGTTTTTATCAAAAACACTACCATATAGCCTATATGGCTATCCTAACTATCAAGAAAAAAGTTATGGTCAGAAATTTCTTTACTAAGTAAATCTACGTTTTTTATGCCTAGTTTTTTTCCAGATGCATGGATATGGCCTTCTTTTTTGAGACTAGAAAGTGTCCTGATCACCTGCTCATCTGTGGTTCCTGCAAAGTCCGCTATGTCTTTTCTTGATAATAACAAACTGAAGAAATTGCCTTCTTGTCCGAACTTTCTGTTGATATATAATAGTGCATCGATAACCTTTTCCCGAACCGTCATCTGGGCGAATTTTTTCACTTTTGTTTCACTTCGATTAAGTTCTTCGGCATAGAAAGTCATCAGGTTATAGGTCAAGGAGGGGATCTGGTGGAGCATTTCATTCATGGTTTCCATCGAAAAATTACATAAATAGGTGTCTTCAAGTGCTGTAGCACCAATATGATAAAATTGTCCGGCTCCAAATCCGCGGTGACCAATAATTTCTCCATTACTGGCAAATCTCACAATCTGGTCTTTTCCATTAAGGCCAGTCTTGGTGACCTTCACCTTGCCGCGATTTACAAAATACAAACCATGAACAGGAGCACCTTCAATGATGAAATTCTGTCCTTTTTTGCAAAAAACATTATTCTTCATGCCGAGATAGTTTTTAAGCGCTTCTAACTGACAATTCTTTTTAATGATGCAATTGGTATTTGAACATGCTTGACAATCTGAACAAAAAGCTTCCATAATTCTATTGTTTATACGTAAATATACGTAAAAACTTGAGCGAAACAATTTCGGATTTCTATATTGACCTTGCTCAATTAATTGATAATTAAATAATTGGAAGGTTTTATGTTTTCAATTTGATAATTCTCTCTTTAGGATAAAGGTACTTCTATCTTCATGTACGGCTATACCCATTAGTATTATCAAAATTGTTATGATTAGGAATTAATTTGATATCAAATTACAAAAAATAATTATAGAAATTACTGATAGTAAGTGTTTTAAGTGTAAATAAATTTAAGAAACATTGAAAATATAAAGAAAATACTTATTAACTTAATACTGATTAATCCATGGTCAGTAGGCTGTTGGGAAATGGTTTTCCAGGAGATTTTATGCATGAGTATTTTTCTATAAAAATTGCTCATAATTCTCTATTGGTGGGTGGGGCTGACTTATCAGATGGTGTTAATTTAATTAATTTCATATCAACAAACTGCCACAATATGGAAGCATACGAGATTATTATCAGGCCTGCCACATTAGAGGATATGCCAAAGATCCAGGAGTTATACGTTCAAACTATCCAAGATTCTTGCAAGGGAGACTATAGTGAAATGCAGCTGGCAGCTTGGATTTCCTCAGTGGTCAATGAAGATAGGTGGAGAGGGGCATTGTCCAATGAATTTTTTTTAGTGGCTGAGGATGATGATAAGATCATTGCCTTCGGTGGATTGGAAAATGGCAATTATTTGGATTTTATGTACGTCCATCATAATTATCAAAGGATAGGCTTAGCAGAGAGACTTTTGAAGGCTTTGGAAAATGAAGCTTCGAGACAAGGGGCCAAAGAGATCACCACAGATGCCAGCAAGACCTCTATTCCATTTTTTGAGAAAAAGGGTTTCCATTATGTAAAGGAAAACAAAAAGCACGTCAATGGTCTGGAAATCATAAATTATAGAATGAGTAAAGGAATACATTGATCTTCATTTTTATGGTTTTTCTATTCCAAACAGTACCAAATATCAGATATAAAAGAAATAGTGGTTGATAGTGAAGACCGTAGGGCCTGGTGTCTGTAGATAATAACTAAGGATTATAAAACCCGATCTTTTGCTACTGGTAGTTTAAAAACAAAACTTTCGAGAAAATTAATGTGCCGCTGCGGCTAGAAATTGATTCCTTAAAGGAAGCCATGTCCAAAGCCAACAACGAGTCGATGTTTCCAAATTAAAGCCCTAAATTTGTCTAGCCAAACATGCATGAGGTCAAATGGAAAACCAATCGGTAAGGATTAATAAATATTTGAGTGAAATAGGCTATTGTTCCAGAAGGGCCGCGGATAAGCTCTTAGAAGAGGGAAGGATTACCATCAATGGCAAGGTGCCGGAATTGGGTACCAAGGTTACTCCTGGGGATGATGTGCGGGTAGATGGTGAGTTGGTTTCCCCTCCCGAAGAGGATTTTATTTATTTGGCTTTTAATAAGCCTGTTGGTATTGTTTGTACCACAGATACTAAGCGGGAAAAGAACAATATTGTAGATTATATCAATCACCCAAAACGTATTTTTCCCATAGGCAGGCTAGATAAACCTAGTGAAGGTTTGATTTTTTTGACCAATGATGGAGATATTGTCAATAAAATCCTGCGGGCAAAGAATAACCATGAAAAGGAATATGTGGTCACTGTGGACAAACCCATCACACAGCGATTTATCCAAAGCATGTCTAATGGGGTCCCTATCTTGGGTACTGTGACTAAAAAGTGCAAGGTTGAGCAAATTGGGCAATACAAATTCAAGATTGTCCTGACCCAAGGGCTGAACAGGCAAATCCGTAGAATGTGTGCGTACCTGGACTATGAAGTGACCAAACTGAAACGCATCAGGATCATGAACATAGGATTGGATGTGCCGGTAGGCAAATGGCGATACCTTACGGCCGAGGAACTGTTGGAAATCAACCAGCTCACAGCGGATTCCAGCAAAACTTTTGATGGATGATTTTAGGAATTTTTCAAGGGCAAAGATGACTAATGGAAAAAATAAGGGATGTTTTTGAGCAGCAAGTAGCTATGAGCGACCATGACTGGGAAATATTTTCCTCCTATCTGCTCCAGACCAACTATGCTAAACAAGAGACTATTCTAAATTTGGGAGCGGTGGAAAATTACCTGTCTTTTATAGCTACAGGAATCATTAGATATTATATCCCAGGAGAGGAACAGGAGCTTACTTTTGGTTTTTCATTTAAAAATGAATTTGCCAGTGCTTATGATTCATTTTTGACTAGAATGCCCAGCACCTATACTTTGGAAGCCTTGGGGCCAGTGGAACTTTGGAGAATATCCTATGATGACCTTCAAAAAGTATATCAAGAATCTGCTGTTGGTAATATTATCGGTAGATATGCTGCAGAGGGACTTTTTCTAAAAAAGTCAAAAAGAGAGTTGTCCCTATTGCAGGAAAGTGCAGAGGAAAGGTACCTGAAGATTTTTAAGGAAAGGCCGGAATTGATAAGATCAATTCCACTAAAATATATCGCCAGTTATATAGGTATTACCCCGCAAGCCTTGAGTAGGATAAGAAAACGCATTAGTTGAATTTTTTGCTTAAAAAATTAATGGTTTAGATCTCTTAAGCTTTGAATTTTTGTTAACCTGGGTTCATTGTATGCTAGCGGAAAAGCGTTGAGATTTGCAATGGATTAAAGAGAGATACCATGTTACCATTTTATGTTTTATTGATGAGCTTTTTATTGTCATCCGGGATTATCTATTTGCTGGGAAAAAAGATTGACTGGGTTTTAGCCGGGAGAATTTCCTTGTCTATAATGTTGTTGTTTACAGCCATGGGCCATTTTATATTTATAAGTGGCATGAGCAAAATGTTACCTGGATTTATTCCTGCTAAGGAAGTAGTGATTTACTTGACTGGTCTCATGGAAATTGCCGCTGCCATAGGGATTCATATCGCAAGGTTCAGAAAACTTACGGGGATACTCCTGATAGTATTTTTTATAATGATTCTGCCAGCGAATATCAAGGCCAGCTTGGAAAACCTTGATTATAAAACGGGTATTAATGATGGTCCAGGATTGTCTTATTTATGGTTCAGGATTCCTTTCCAGTGCTTGTTGGTAGGCTGGGCTTATTGCTTTGTGGTAAGGAAAAGATGAGCTCATGGGCTCGGTATTAGAATGCCTCCCCAATTCTAAAATAGATTCCCCAGTCATCTTTACCTACGGCAGCATCCAATCCGATATTGAATTTGACATCCTTGAAAGCTCGGTAACGATAGCCTATGCCACCGCCTGGATAGATGTCCCAGTTGAAATCCGGATTGTCAGAACCGTATATGGTGGCCAGACCGGCAAAGCCTACTAGGCCCATTTTCGGATGAAAATTATAGCGGTACTCTCCCTGAAAGGCAAATGGAACCATCTCCTCTATATTTGCCTTCTGAATAGCCTCTGATATCTTTTCCTCCTAGGACTTCCTGTTGTTCAAAAACAATATTTCCTAGGCCGAAATTACCTGCATATCTAGCAGCAATCACGTCTTCTCCGTCTCTAGCAGAAAAGTACTGGTTATATTCCGTCTTGATTTTGTCTGCAGTGACATCATTGCCAAACCATTCGGGTAAGCTGACCCACTTGACACGTACTTGCTTGCCTTTGTTGGGATAATAGACGTCATTTCTGGTATCAATGGTTATGTTGTATTCCAGGGCATTGGTCGAAGTCGTCTCATCGGGCAAGACGTCATCTTGATAGACTGTATAATAATGCGAATAGGTATAGTTCAGGCCCACAAAGATATTTCTGGGGAGCCTTCGCTTAAAGCCCGTGGTGACAATGGTGGTATTGGAATTATAGTCATAGAAACTGCCACTCTGAAAATCATCCATAAAAAACTGAGAGGTATGATTACCTGTCAGACCGAAAAATATGATTCGCCATTTGTCCTCCTTTAAGAAAAATCTATTGAATACAGAGATGAAATGGGATCCATTGGTAGTGTAGACTCCTGCGATGCCAGAAAGTGATTTTGGAGATATGTTGTCCTGCTTATCCAGTTTATACATTAACATGGGAATGGCACCAAACAAAAATTTCAAATTTCTATTATAGCTCAAAAAAGGCATGACCTTTAGTTGCGTTGACTTTTCTTCTTTTAGAGAGGACGTACTAAGACTGTCTTTTTTTTCTCCTTGTGCAAATAATAGACTGGTTGAAAAAATGAGGATCGAAGAGACTAATAATATTCTTTTCATTCTATGAGCAGCATTATGGATAAGAAAATTGTTTTGATAATATATGCAATTGTTGATATATATAATAATTAAAAGAGTATTGAATATTTTAAATATAAATTAGGAATGATTTATTATGGTGATATTCCCACACTTGGGGACTCTTATGGGGCTTTTATAAGGAATGCTTAATTTTATGCCTATGAATAAGAATTTAACAGCGGATGAATGGAAGGCCATTGGCCAACAACTGGGCCACCCTAAAGGGGAATTGGGGCTGACCGTAGCGAAAAATATGCAGGCTTCAAATGTCTTAATGGTAGAAAAAGCCGTGGAGCTCCTTCATTTGACAGGAAATGAAAAAATCCTGGAAATCGGGTATGGGCCAGCCGCTCATGTGGAGGAACTTTTGGAGGTTTTTGAAGGACTGGAATACCATGGATTGGAGATTTCGGAATTGATGCATCAAGCAGCCCATAAAGTAAACAGCTCGGAGGTAAAATCCGGCAAGGCCCAGTTTCATTTGTATGATGGCAAAAAGTTTCCATTTGCGTCTGGCAGCTTTGATAAGGTGATGACGGTAAATACCATTTACTTTTGGGAGGATCCCAAAGAAATGGCTGGTGAAGTGTTTAGGGTACTGGAGGAAGGTGGAAATTTTAGCTTGGCCTTTGCACAGAAAAGCTTTTTGGAAAAACTGCCCTTTACCCAATCCAACTTTAAATTATATGATGTTGATATGGTAGAGGACTTGATGTATGAAGAGGGATTTACGATTATTGAACAGGTGGATGTAAGAGAAAAGTTGAAAAGTGATCCGCTTGGAGTACTTGAAAGAGAATTTACAGTGATGCGCTTTATTAAGTGAGGATATTTAACGAAATTAGGAAAGGTCAAAAAGCTTTGCCATGAAGCGGATACATCTTTTTGAGTTTGAGGATATGAGCTGGTTCCCGGACCTGATCAGAAACTATATGACAGATTTTTTAGCCTTTATGGCCAATGCCACCAAAATGTATCGTCCCATTTTACCTATTCTTGAAAAGGGTATACATGCCAGCGGAGCCGGTCATTTTATAGACCTGGCTTCAGGTAGCGGAGGAGGATTGCTTAGCCTCAATAGGGAATTGTTGAAAAAGATGCCTCATCTGAAAATTTGGATCAGCGATTATTATCCCAATTGGGAGGCATTTGAGCGGATCAAGCAGGGGACAAAAAATATTGATTATGTCAAAAATCCAGTGGACGCTCGAAATGTACCTGATGAGCTGAATGGATTGCGGACAATGTTTTTGAGCTTCCACCACTTTCAGCCAGCGGATGCCAAGGAGATTTTACAAGATGCCATCCATGCAGATAGCCCCATTGCTATTTTTGAAGCACAGGACAGGTCATTTGTAAGTTTATTGGCCATGTTTTTCTCTCCTATTACGGTGTTATTGACTGCCCCATTTATCAAGCCATTCAGCTTGGGGCGTTTGTTTTTTACCTATTTGGTGCCTATAATTCCTTTGGCAGCTTGGTGGGATGGGATCGTTTCGTCGCTGAGGACCTATTCCATTCCTGAAATGATGGAACTGATCAATACTTTGGAAGGAGCAGATAAGATGACTTGGGAGATGGGGAAAGAGAAATCCGGTCCCGGTTTTGTGATTTATCTTTTGGGTATACCCAAATGACCTTGGAATGCATAATTTCCATGGTTCTTTTGATCTCTGAATGTATTTGGTAAAATTGGGCTAAGCTGTACTATCAGTAAATTCTTAATGTTTTATGAGAACGATATTTTGTTGTTTTTCAGGGGCACCTGAATACAATCCTTTTTATAGAAATCATATATATTGGTTTGGCTGAAATGACTGATGGAGAGATGGCTTTGGATTTTTCCTGGTGCAAGGCCAAATGAATCCTTAAAGCATTTGCTGAAATATGCTGGGCTGTTAAAGCCCACTTGGTAAGCTATCTCTGAGATCATTCCCTTTCTTTCTACTAGGTAATGGTAAGCTTGGAGCAGTCGTATATAACGGATAAACTTTCCCGCAGAAACACCCAGATAGTTTTTAAGTTTACGGTGTGTATGTTCTCGGCTATAGTGAAGCTTTTCCGAAAGCTGGGTTACAGAAAAATGGAATTCGCCTAAGTTTTTTAAAACAATTTTGACTGCCTCTTGGACAAATTGTTCATCTATTGCACTTGATGGGTTCTTCATCTTAAAAGTCCTTTTAGCTATCGGAATCAAAAATATTGCCTGAACTAAAGCATTACTTAATATAAAAAATTTCTGATGGATTAGAAA is from Echinicola marina and encodes:
- a CDS encoding ABC transporter ATP-binding protein, whose product is MSILQLNNVSKSYGMGSSKIEVLCNINLSVEEGEFVAIVGFSGSGKTTLINMINGLDFPDAGEVLLQGKPIKGPGPDRGVIFQNYSLLPWLTVFKNIKLAVDEAFPQLSNSKKEDHIRKYIEMVNLSHAAQKLPKELSGGMRQRVAVARALAMNPEILLMDEPLSALDALTRGSLQEEIIKIWSQDKKTAILITNDVDEGIIMADRIIPLRPGPNATLGPEFRIDFERPRDVTAINKDPHYKRLRNDILEYLIEVGASRKQSSDHKYILPDLQPIMPGRIGFGRKAKDEKIKYF
- a CDS encoding CmpA/NrtA family ABC transporter substrate-binding protein, which translates into the protein MNYLKNSKLLTCLGILLSFSTIWTACSSGSSNSTAENENTENQASASPKLAIEKPQLTFGFIKLTDMAPLAIAKELGYFEEEGLYVTIEAQSNWKNVLDRVIDGQLDGSHMLAGQPIAAGAGFGRQAELVTPFSMDLNGNGITVSNEVWNKMKTNVPTDDNGLPIHPIKADALAPVIKEYKNSGKPFKMGMVFPVSTHNYEIRYWLGAAGINPGFYTADNIQGQVDADVLLSVTPPPQMPATLEAGTIYGYCVGEPWNQQAVFKGIGVPVTTNYDIWKNNPEKVFVMTKKFVDENPNTAIAVTKALIRAGKWLDTPGNRPEAVGILSRPEYVGADSVVIANSMTGTFEFEKGDKRSMPDFNVFFRHHATYPFYSDGIWFLTQMRRWGQIPESKPANWYHETIKDIYRPDIWKKAAIILMEEGKLSAEEMPDTDGYKAPTADFIDGIEYDGKDPITYINSFKIGNKD
- a CDS encoding ABC transporter ATP-binding protein, which codes for MEALLNKENLYIPHLEGQADMLSCENIRKVYPTPKGDYVVLDDLHLSIRKGEFVSIIGHSGCGKSTLLTMIAGLNEISAGKINVDQEAISGAGPDRAVVFQSPSLLPWLTALQNVMIGVKQVFPHASKAEKLEICKYYLDKVGLGNDFDKKATALSQGMQQRVGIARAFALKPKILLLDEPFGMLDSVTRGELQDVLLEIWQKEKITAVAITHDVDESIFLADRVIMMTSGPYAKIGDELVIPFERPRIRKEVLEHPEYYDFRGYLMDFLNHK
- a CDS encoding GNAT family N-acetyltransferase → MENWLKPLSLEGEKVQLIPLEELHKKALLEAASDGKLWELWFTSVPSENTIDHYINEALAQKETGTSMPFVIIEKSSNKIIGSTRFCNIAAAHRRLEIGFTWYAKSHQGTGTNAECKYLLLQYAFETLNCIAVQFKTDWFNTNSRNAIARLGAKQDGILRNDRLNADGTFRDTVVFSIIAQEWHGVKKNLEYRLKKYKEELFHRN
- a CDS encoding ABC transporter permease, whose amino-acid sequence is MKDKTIKNMRFMGLGFLEPLLKTISGEEPRKNLSIFIKKSLFPLASIFVFILIWHLGATALFNKEASARIEKARIEQGEEAAAAMADCINSGDVSCQPNTLPSPKQVYQAYQALWKDHIQISEKKDEFQEKVAATNAEREKQGLSPISYTGRPSFLDQIATSLKTVAAGFLLALFVAVPIGIIIGLSEVLRNSFNWLIQILKPVSPVVWLLLVFMIVKTVITDPDMDKSFIISFISVGLCAMWATLINTSMGVANVDKDYINVSKVLKLSIGKQIFKIILPASFPLIFTGLRITVSVAWMVLIAIELLAQSPGLGSFVWEEFQNGASDSNAKIIVAMFVIGIIGFLLDRIMLSVQHLMTFNKA